In Streptomyces seoulensis, the following are encoded in one genomic region:
- a CDS encoding cryptochrome/photolyase family protein, which translates to MNTSVVLFTADLRLHDHPPLRAALDGARRVVPLFVRDDGIDGAGFTAPNRLAFLADCLRDLDAGLRERGGRLVLRSGDVVAEVLKVVAEADADEVHLAADASGYAHRREHALREALEADGRRLHVHDTVTAAVEPGAVTPTASDHFAVFTPYFRHWSGHSQRDPIGAPRKVNVPDDVKSEELPSRDAVSGTSPGLAEGGEAEGRRMVADWLRSGIEAYEDQHDDLAGDGTSRLSPHLHFGTVSPVELVHRSRLAGGAGADAFVRQVAWRDFNRQLLAVRPEASHADYRTRRDRWRTGKKAEADIEAWRQGRTGYPIVDAAMRQLRHEGWMHNRGRLLTASFLTKTLYVDWRVGARHFLDLLVDGDVANNQLNWQWTAGTGTDTRPNRVLNPTAQGRRYDPDGAYVRRWVEELADVEGKAVHEPWKLSGSERAKLGDYPDPIVDLKDGLDRFRHARGLE; encoded by the coding sequence ATGAACACCTCGGTCGTCCTCTTCACCGCCGACCTGCGTCTGCACGACCATCCGCCGCTGCGCGCGGCCCTGGACGGAGCCCGGCGGGTGGTGCCGCTGTTCGTGCGCGACGACGGCATCGACGGCGCGGGATTCACCGCGCCCAACCGGCTGGCGTTCCTCGCCGACTGCCTGCGGGACCTGGACGCCGGGCTGCGCGAGCGCGGCGGCCGGCTCGTGCTGCGCTCCGGGGACGTGGTGGCGGAGGTGCTGAAGGTGGTCGCGGAGGCGGACGCCGACGAGGTGCATCTGGCCGCCGACGCCAGCGGCTACGCGCACCGCCGCGAGCACGCCCTGCGCGAGGCGCTGGAGGCGGACGGCCGCAGGCTGCACGTCCACGACACGGTGACGGCCGCCGTGGAGCCGGGCGCGGTGACGCCGACGGCGTCGGACCACTTCGCCGTGTTCACCCCGTACTTCCGCCACTGGTCGGGTCATTCGCAGCGCGACCCGATCGGGGCGCCCCGGAAGGTGAACGTGCCGGACGACGTCAAGTCCGAGGAACTCCCGTCCCGCGACGCGGTGTCGGGCACCTCGCCGGGGCTCGCGGAGGGCGGCGAGGCCGAGGGGCGCCGGATGGTGGCCGACTGGCTGCGCTCGGGGATCGAGGCGTACGAGGACCAGCACGACGACCTGGCCGGTGACGGTACCTCCCGGCTCTCCCCGCATCTGCATTTCGGCACCGTCTCCCCGGTGGAACTGGTGCACCGCTCCCGGCTGGCGGGCGGTGCGGGCGCGGACGCGTTCGTACGGCAGGTCGCCTGGCGGGACTTCAACCGGCAGTTGCTCGCGGTGCGTCCGGAGGCGTCGCACGCCGACTACCGCACCCGGCGCGACCGTTGGCGCACGGGCAAGAAGGCCGAGGCGGACATCGAGGCGTGGCGTCAGGGGCGTACCGGCTATCCGATCGTGGACGCGGCGATGCGGCAACTGCGGCACGAGGGCTGGATGCACAACCGGGGCCGGCTGCTCACCGCGAGCTTCCTGACCAAGACGCTGTACGTGGACTGGCGGGTGGGCGCCCGGCACTTCCTGGACCTGCTGGTCGACGGGGACGTGGCCAACAACCAGCTCAACTGGCAGTGGACGGCCGGAACCGGCACCGACACCCGCCCCAACCGGGTGCTGAACCCGACGGCCCAGGGCAGGCGGTACGACCCGGACGGCGCCTATGTCCGGCGCTGGGTCGAGGAGTTGGCGGACGTCGAGGGCAAGGCGGTGCACGAGCCGTGGAAGCTGAGCGGGTCGGAGCGGGCCAAGCTCGGGGACTACCCGGACCCGATCGTCGACCTCAAGGACGGGCTGGACCGGTTCCGGCACGCGCGCGGGCTGGAGTGA
- a CDS encoding VOC family protein has protein sequence MRRVALVTLVVDDYDDAIRFYTEALGFRLAEDEPRPDGSRWVVVEPGTEQGAGTGLLLARAKDDGQRARVGDQTGGRVGFFLHTDDFARDHARMTAHGVTFLEDPRHEPYGTVAVFQDLYGNRWDLLQPAA, from the coding sequence ATGCGCCGCGTTGCCCTGGTCACCCTCGTCGTGGACGACTACGACGACGCCATCCGCTTCTACACCGAGGCCCTCGGGTTCCGGCTGGCCGAGGACGAGCCCCGCCCGGACGGCTCGCGCTGGGTCGTGGTGGAGCCCGGCACCGAACAGGGCGCCGGAACCGGCCTGCTGCTCGCCCGCGCCAAGGACGACGGCCAGCGCGCCCGCGTCGGCGACCAGACCGGCGGCCGTGTCGGCTTCTTCCTGCACACCGACGACTTCGCCCGCGACCACGCCCGCATGACCGCCCACGGGGTGACCTTCCTGGAGGACCCCCGCCACGAGCCGTACGGCACGGTCGCCGTCTTCCAGGACCTCTACGGCAACCGCTGGGACCTGCTCCAGCCCGCCGCCTGA
- the mgrA gene encoding L-glyceraldehyde 3-phosphate reductase produces MYTAHPDRYTGLPYRRSGRSGLKLPALSLGLWHNFGPDRPVETQRAILRRAFDLGITHFDLANNYGPPPGAAESALGEALKADFTPYRDELVISTKAGYLMWPGPYGEWGSRKSVLSSLDQSLTRLGLDHVDIFYSHRFDPETPLEETMGALHSAVQQGKALYVGVSNYSAEQTRDAARILGELGTPLLIHQPRYSLLDRRPEEQGLLDTLDELGVGSIAYSPLEQGLLTGRYLDGIPEDSRAAGDSPFLKSDAVTEDLVGRLRALNGIAASRGQTLAQMALAWVLRGGRVTSALVGASSARQLEDSVGAIRNLEFDADTVARIDAAVQT; encoded by the coding sequence TTGTACACCGCCCACCCCGACCGCTACACCGGCCTGCCCTACCGGCGCTCCGGACGCAGCGGACTGAAGCTCCCCGCACTGTCGCTCGGCCTGTGGCACAACTTCGGGCCCGACCGGCCGGTGGAGACCCAGCGCGCGATCCTGCGCCGCGCCTTCGACCTCGGGATCACCCACTTCGACCTGGCCAACAACTACGGGCCGCCGCCCGGCGCCGCCGAGTCCGCGCTCGGCGAGGCGCTGAAGGCCGACTTCACGCCGTACCGCGACGAACTCGTCATCTCCACCAAGGCCGGCTATCTGATGTGGCCCGGCCCGTACGGGGAATGGGGGTCGCGCAAGTCCGTGCTGTCCTCGCTCGACCAGAGCCTGACCCGGCTGGGCCTGGACCACGTCGACATCTTCTACTCGCACCGCTTCGACCCCGAGACCCCGCTCGAGGAGACCATGGGCGCGCTGCACTCGGCGGTCCAGCAGGGCAAGGCGCTCTACGTCGGCGTCTCCAACTACTCGGCGGAGCAGACCCGGGACGCGGCACGCATCCTGGGCGAGCTGGGCACCCCGCTCCTCATCCACCAGCCGCGCTACTCCCTGCTCGACCGGCGCCCGGAGGAGCAGGGGCTGCTGGACACCCTGGACGAGCTGGGGGTCGGCTCGATCGCCTACTCCCCGCTGGAGCAGGGGCTGCTGACGGGCCGTTACCTGGACGGCATCCCGGAGGACTCCCGTGCGGCGGGCGACAGCCCGTTCCTGAAGTCCGACGCCGTCACCGAGGACCTCGTGGGCCGGCTCCGCGCGCTGAACGGGATCGCCGCCTCGCGCGGCCAGACCCTGGCCCAGATGGCCCTCGCCTGGGTGCTGCGGGGCGGACGGGTTACTTCCGCTCTTGTCGGGGCGAGCAGCGCCCGGCAACTGGAAGACAGTGTGGGCGCCATCCGGAATCTGGAATTCGACGCGGACACCGTGGCCCGTATCGACGCCGCCGTGCAGACTTGA
- a CDS encoding LysR family transcriptional regulator has protein sequence MELRHLQHFVAVAEDQHFTRAAERLMVSQSGLSASIRALERELRAPLFVRTTRRVTLTEAGRALLVEAERILAQVRSAHEAVAAVQGVLRGTLALGAEQCIAGVHVAGLLAAFRREHPDVEIRLRQSGSGALAEGVSAGRLDLAFAYRVPADGDQLRSVPLTSEPMTVLCHPEHRLAALGAVPDPAALAGEVFVDFHPDWGPRRATDAAFAAAGVRRTVALEVNDVHSLLDLVDENLGIAVVPRHFRHKRTSLTALPLKGVDEAAYETVALLPPERATSPAARALITLLGTPETEPGEAE, from the coding sequence ATGGAACTGCGTCATCTCCAGCACTTCGTCGCGGTCGCCGAGGACCAGCACTTCACCCGGGCTGCCGAGCGGCTGATGGTCTCCCAGTCGGGGCTCTCGGCGTCGATCCGCGCCCTGGAGCGGGAGCTGCGGGCGCCGCTGTTCGTGCGCACCACCCGCCGGGTGACGCTGACCGAGGCCGGGCGGGCACTGCTGGTGGAGGCCGAGCGCATCCTCGCCCAGGTGCGCTCCGCGCACGAGGCGGTGGCGGCGGTGCAGGGAGTGCTGCGCGGCACGCTGGCGCTGGGCGCCGAGCAGTGCATCGCCGGGGTGCATGTGGCGGGGCTGCTGGCCGCCTTCCGCCGGGAGCACCCGGACGTGGAGATCCGGCTGCGGCAGAGCGGTTCGGGCGCGCTGGCGGAGGGGGTGTCGGCGGGCCGGCTGGACCTCGCCTTCGCCTACCGCGTCCCGGCCGACGGCGACCAGTTGCGCTCGGTGCCGCTGACCAGCGAGCCGATGACCGTGCTGTGCCATCCGGAGCACCGGCTCGCCGCACTCGGCGCGGTGCCGGACCCCGCCGCGCTGGCCGGTGAGGTGTTCGTGGACTTCCACCCGGACTGGGGGCCGCGCCGGGCCACGGACGCGGCCTTCGCGGCCGCCGGGGTGCGCCGTACGGTCGCCCTGGAGGTCAACGACGTGCACAGCCTGCTGGACCTGGTGGACGAGAACCTCGGCATCGCGGTCGTCCCCCGGCACTTCCGGCACAAGCGGACCTCGCTCACCGCGCTCCCGCTCAAGGGCGTCGACGAGGCCGCGTACGAGACGGTGGCCCTGCTGCCCCCGGAGCGCGCCACCAGCCCGGCCGCCCGCGCCCTGATCACCCTGCTGGGCACCCCGGAGACGGAACCCGGCGAAGCGGAGTGA
- a CDS encoding adenosine deaminase, translating to MTAPRIDTETLRRLPKAVLHDHLDGGLRPATVIELAAAVGHALPTTDPDELAAWYVEAAGSGDLVRYIGTFEHTLAVMQTREGLLRVAEEYVLDLAADGVVYAEVRYAPELNTRAGLTLAEVVETVQEGLAAGMAKAAAAGTPVRVGTLLCGMRMFDRVGEAAELAVTYRDAGVVGFDIAGAEDGFPPADHLAAFEHLRAESVPFTIHAGEAYGLPSIHQAVQVCGAQRLGHGVRITEDIVDGKLGRLAGWVRDRRIALEMCPTSNLQTGCATSIAEHPITALKDLGFRVTLNTDNRLVSGTTMTREMALLVEEAGWTAEDLRTVTVNAVKSAFIPFDERKALIEDVILPGYASAL from the coding sequence ATGACCGCGCCCCGCATCGACACCGAGACCCTCCGCCGGCTTCCCAAGGCCGTCCTGCACGACCACCTCGACGGCGGCCTGCGCCCCGCCACCGTCATCGAACTCGCGGCCGCGGTCGGCCACGCGCTGCCCACCACCGACCCCGACGAGCTGGCCGCCTGGTACGTCGAGGCCGCGGGCTCCGGTGACCTGGTCCGCTACATAGGCACCTTCGAGCACACCCTCGCCGTGATGCAGACCCGCGAGGGCCTGCTGCGCGTGGCCGAGGAGTACGTGCTCGACCTCGCCGCCGACGGCGTCGTCTACGCCGAGGTGCGCTACGCCCCCGAGCTGAACACCCGCGCCGGGCTGACCCTGGCCGAGGTCGTGGAGACCGTGCAGGAGGGCCTCGCGGCCGGCATGGCCAAGGCGGCCGCCGCGGGTACGCCGGTACGCGTCGGCACCCTGCTGTGCGGCATGCGGATGTTCGACCGGGTCGGCGAGGCCGCCGAGCTGGCCGTCACCTACCGCGACGCCGGGGTCGTCGGCTTCGACATCGCGGGCGCCGAGGACGGCTTCCCGCCCGCCGACCACCTGGCCGCCTTCGAGCACCTGCGCGCCGAGAGCGTGCCCTTCACCATCCACGCGGGCGAGGCGTACGGCCTGCCCAGCATCCACCAGGCGGTCCAGGTGTGCGGCGCCCAGCGCCTCGGGCACGGCGTCCGCATCACCGAGGACATCGTCGACGGCAAGCTCGGCCGGCTGGCCGGCTGGGTCCGTGACCGCCGGATCGCGCTGGAGATGTGCCCCACCTCCAACCTCCAGACCGGCTGCGCCACCTCCATCGCCGAGCACCCCATCACCGCGCTGAAGGACCTCGGCTTCCGGGTCACCCTCAACACCGACAACCGCCTGGTCTCCGGCACCACCATGACCCGGGAGATGGCGCTGCTGGTCGAGGAGGCGGGCTGGACGGCCGAGGACCTGCGCACGGTCACCGTGAACGCGGTCAAGAGCGCCTTCATCCCGTTCGACGAGCGCAAGGCGCTCATCGAGGACGTCATCCTGCCGGGTTACGCCTCGGCGCTCTGA
- a CDS encoding acyl-CoA dehydrogenase family protein yields MTITDHPLVARARLLASELLEPGAERVDQEGVPASHIEAVKRSGLLGLTAPTEYGGSAAPSAVVREVSEILAGACCSTWFVQSQHHTPVQVLARGEPAARESLLGPLARGELLSGVAYAQLRAHPRAPVRARRDGTGWRFDGSVPWCTGWGLNDVLLLAGLTDDGEAVFAFVDARDQPGLRPSAPLRLAALTAAHTVSLELDGLRVPGDAVALRLPYADWAPTDRAKTLNTNPAVFGIASAALSLLDESTTAPLRTHLADLRTRAYALADHPSPLERVAERLAVRAEAYAALNTATTAAVVAGGGRSMSLTSKAQRLAREGMFLLIQGQTTETRQAHLEALTR; encoded by the coding sequence ATGACGATCACCGATCACCCGCTCGTCGCCCGCGCCCGTCTGCTCGCCTCGGAGCTGTTGGAGCCCGGGGCGGAGCGGGTGGACCAGGAGGGTGTGCCCGCGAGCCACATCGAGGCCGTGAAGCGGTCCGGGCTGCTGGGTCTGACCGCGCCGACCGAGTACGGCGGTTCGGCGGCGCCGTCCGCCGTGGTGCGGGAGGTCTCGGAGATCCTGGCCGGCGCCTGCTGCTCGACGTGGTTCGTCCAGTCCCAGCACCACACTCCCGTCCAGGTACTCGCGCGGGGTGAACCGGCCGCCCGCGAGAGCCTGTTGGGCCCACTGGCCCGGGGCGAGCTGCTGTCCGGCGTGGCCTACGCCCAACTGCGGGCCCACCCCAGGGCACCCGTGCGGGCCCGCCGTGACGGCACGGGCTGGCGCTTCGACGGGAGCGTCCCCTGGTGCACCGGCTGGGGCCTGAACGACGTACTCCTGCTGGCCGGCCTGACCGACGACGGCGAAGCGGTGTTCGCCTTCGTCGACGCCCGCGACCAGCCGGGCCTGCGTCCCTCGGCACCCCTGCGCCTGGCCGCCCTGACCGCCGCGCACACGGTCTCCCTGGAACTGGACGGCCTGCGCGTCCCCGGCGACGCGGTGGCCCTGCGCCTCCCGTACGCCGACTGGGCCCCCACCGACCGGGCGAAGACCCTCAACACCAACCCGGCGGTCTTCGGCATCGCCTCGGCGGCCCTGTCCCTGCTGGACGAGAGCACAACGGCCCCGCTACGGACCCACCTGGCGGACCTCCGCACCCGCGCCTACGCCCTCGCGGACCACCCCTCCCCGCTGGAGCGGGTGGCGGAACGCCTGGCGGTGCGGGCGGAGGCGTACGCGGCGCTGAACACCGCCACCACCGCGGCGGTCGTGGCGGGAGGCGGCCGCTCGATGTCCCTCACGTCCAAGGCCCAGCGCCTCGCCCGCGAGGGCATGTTCCTGCTGATCCAGGGTCAGACGACGGAGACCCGGCAGGCGCATCTGGAGGCGCTCACCCGGTGA
- a CDS encoding mycothiol transferase, with amino-acid sequence MYAKEILIEGYDRIRDEVHTVLAGLGTDDLDHSPAPGANSIAWLLWHLSRVQDDHIADAFGLEQVWLARDWADRFDLELPHHDTGYGHTPEQAAKVRVPSTVLLAGYYDAVHDQTLGVLRALAAKDLERVVDERWEPPVTLGVRLVSVLSDDLQHVGQAAYVKGLLQSAEA; translated from the coding sequence ATGTACGCGAAGGAGATCCTCATCGAGGGCTACGACCGTATCCGGGACGAAGTCCACACCGTGCTCGCCGGACTCGGCACCGACGACCTGGACCACTCCCCCGCGCCCGGCGCGAACTCCATCGCCTGGCTGCTGTGGCATCTGAGCCGGGTGCAGGACGACCACATCGCCGACGCCTTCGGGCTGGAGCAGGTGTGGCTGGCCCGGGACTGGGCGGACCGCTTCGACCTGGAGCTGCCGCACCACGACACCGGCTACGGCCACACCCCCGAGCAGGCCGCCAAGGTGCGGGTCCCCTCGACGGTGCTGCTGGCCGGGTACTACGACGCGGTGCACGACCAGACCCTCGGCGTGCTGCGGGCGCTGGCCGCCAAGGATCTGGAGCGGGTGGTGGACGAGCGCTGGGAGCCCCCGGTGACGCTGGGCGTGCGCCTGGTGAGCGTCCTGTCCGACGATCTCCAGCACGTCGGACAGGCCGCCTACGTCAAGGGCCTGCTTCAGAGCGCCGAGGCGTAA
- a CDS encoding aldo/keto reductase has protein sequence MVPETITAAASGTLTLGDLTVRRIGLGAMRLTGNAAFHLGTPGDRARSLAVLRRAVELGVNHIDTAAFYFSSLRSANELIDTALAPYADDLVIATKVGPFREQDGSWGTAARPDQLRGHVEENLRQLGRDHLDLVYLRRMRQDSIAEHFGALAELREAGLIRHLGVSAVEPRHLDEASAIAPVVAVQNRYGLDTPGPQRQELLRLCGERGIAFVPYFSVAGETGERGTHERVAADADAVVAEIAEAHGAGPTQVRIAWTLHQGPHVLAIPGTGDPAHLTENIAAGALRLSDGELGRLNAIHQ, from the coding sequence ATGGTCCCCGAAACGATCACCGCGGCAGCCTCCGGCACCCTCACCCTCGGCGACCTCACCGTCCGCCGTATCGGCCTCGGCGCGATGCGGCTGACCGGCAACGCCGCCTTCCACCTGGGCACCCCCGGCGACCGGGCCAGATCGCTGGCCGTCCTGCGCCGGGCCGTGGAACTCGGGGTGAACCACATCGACACCGCCGCCTTCTACTTCTCCTCCCTCCGCTCCGCCAACGAACTGATCGACACCGCCCTCGCCCCCTACGCCGACGACCTGGTCATCGCCACCAAGGTCGGTCCCTTCCGCGAGCAGGACGGCTCCTGGGGCACCGCCGCCCGCCCCGACCAGCTGCGCGGCCATGTCGAGGAGAACCTCCGCCAGCTCGGCCGCGACCACCTCGACCTCGTCTACCTGCGCCGGATGCGCCAGGACTCCATCGCCGAACACTTCGGCGCCCTCGCGGAGTTGCGGGAGGCGGGCCTCATCCGGCACCTCGGCGTCTCGGCGGTCGAACCCCGGCACCTGGACGAGGCGTCGGCCATCGCGCCGGTGGTCGCCGTGCAGAACCGGTACGGGCTCGACACCCCCGGCCCGCAGCGGCAGGAGCTGCTCAGGCTGTGCGGGGAGCGCGGCATCGCCTTCGTGCCGTACTTCTCCGTCGCCGGGGAGACCGGGGAACGGGGCACCCACGAGCGGGTCGCGGCCGACGCGGACGCGGTGGTCGCGGAGATCGCCGAGGCGCACGGCGCCGGCCCCACCCAGGTCCGGATCGCCTGGACCCTCCACCAGGGCCCGCACGTCCTCGCCATCCCCGGCACCGGCGACCCCGCCCATCTGACGGAGAACATCGCGGCGGGCGCCCTGAGGCTCAGCGACGGCGAACTGGGCCGCCTGAACGCCATCCACCAGTAG
- a CDS encoding SDR family oxidoreductase: MNDDEPEGGLRCLVTGATGYIGGRLVPELLAAGHQVRCLARTPNKLRDLPWAGDVEVVRGDVTDPDSLAEAMRDVDVAYYLVHALNSGDGFEETDRRAARYFGEQAKAAGVRRIVYLGGLTPAGVPESELSPHLRSRAEVGHLLMASGVPTAVLRAAMIIGSGSASFEMLRYLTERLPVMVTPSWVHTRIQPIGVRDVLRLLVGSATLPDDVNRGFDIGGPDILTYRQMMLRYAQLAHLPRRLIVSVPMLTPGLSSHWVGVVTPVPASIARPLTESLRYEVVCREHDIRRYLPDPPGHPFGFDEAVRLALRRVREAKVVTRWSSASVPGAPSDPLPTDPDWAGGSLYTDEREMVVDAPLDRLWRVIEGVGGDNGWYSFPLAWSLRGWMDRAMGGVGLRRGRRDAERLRVGDSLDFWRVEEIEPGHLLRLRAEMRLPGLAWLEMYAEPYGEGRSRYRQRAVFHPRGLAGQAYWWSVSPFHAIVFGGMARNIARAAVHGPVPTMKNRGLRKRGVKNLGLQHRRLKKRARR, encoded by the coding sequence ATGAACGACGACGAGCCCGAGGGCGGCCTGCGCTGCCTGGTGACCGGGGCGACCGGCTACATCGGGGGCAGGCTCGTGCCGGAGCTGCTCGCCGCCGGACACCAGGTGCGCTGTCTGGCCCGTACGCCGAACAAGCTGCGCGACCTTCCGTGGGCCGGTGACGTGGAGGTGGTGCGCGGCGATGTGACGGACCCCGACTCGCTGGCCGAGGCGATGCGGGACGTCGACGTGGCGTACTACCTGGTGCACGCGCTGAACAGCGGGGACGGCTTCGAGGAGACCGACCGGCGCGCGGCCCGGTACTTCGGCGAGCAGGCGAAGGCCGCCGGGGTGCGCCGGATCGTGTACCTCGGCGGGCTGACCCCGGCCGGGGTGCCGGAGAGTGAGCTGTCCCCGCATCTGCGCTCCCGGGCGGAGGTCGGGCACCTCCTGATGGCGTCCGGGGTGCCGACGGCCGTCCTGCGCGCGGCGATGATCATCGGCTCCGGCTCGGCCTCCTTCGAGATGCTGCGCTACCTCACCGAGCGGCTGCCGGTGATGGTGACGCCGAGCTGGGTGCACACCCGTATCCAGCCGATCGGCGTCAGGGACGTGCTGCGGCTGCTGGTGGGCTCGGCGACGCTGCCGGACGACGTGAACCGGGGCTTCGACATCGGCGGCCCGGACATACTGACGTACCGGCAGATGATGCTCAGGTACGCCCAGCTCGCCCATCTTCCGCGCCGGCTGATCGTGTCGGTGCCGATGCTCACACCGGGTCTGTCCAGCCACTGGGTGGGTGTGGTGACCCCGGTGCCCGCCTCCATCGCCCGTCCGCTCACCGAGTCGCTGCGGTACGAGGTGGTGTGCCGCGAGCACGACATCAGGCGCTATCTGCCCGACCCGCCGGGGCATCCCTTCGGCTTCGACGAGGCGGTGCGGCTGGCGCTGCGCCGGGTGCGGGAGGCGAAGGTGGTCACCCGCTGGTCCTCGGCGTCGGTGCCGGGCGCGCCGAGCGACCCGCTGCCGACCGACCCGGACTGGGCGGGCGGCAGCCTGTACACCGACGAGCGCGAGATGGTGGTGGACGCGCCGCTGGACCGGCTGTGGCGGGTGATCGAGGGGGTCGGCGGGGACAACGGCTGGTACTCCTTCCCGCTCGCCTGGAGCCTGCGCGGCTGGATGGACCGGGCGATGGGCGGGGTGGGCCTGCGCCGGGGCCGCCGGGACGCGGAGCGGCTGCGGGTGGGCGACTCGCTGGACTTCTGGCGGGTGGAGGAGATCGAGCCGGGCCATCTGCTGCGGCTGCGCGCCGAGATGCGGCTGCCGGGCCTGGCCTGGCTGGAGATGTACGCGGAGCCGTACGGCGAGGGCCGGAGCCGGTACCGGCAGCGCGCCGTGTTCCATCCGCGCGGGCTGGCCGGCCAGGCGTACTGGTGGTCGGTGTCGCCGTTCCACGCGATCGTGTTCGGCGGGATGGCCCGCAACATCGCGCGGGCCGCGGTCCATGGTCCGGTCCCGACGATGAAGAACCGGGGGCTCCGGAAGCGGGGCGTCAAGAACCTGGGGCTCCAGCACCGGAGGCTGAAGAAGCGGGCGCGGCGTTGA
- a CDS encoding MerR family transcriptional regulator translates to MDDESAGAGLTTGALARRLGVSPTTLRSWDRRYGLGPAARADGRHRRWTPDDVAVLEAMCRLTSSGVPPAEAARTARDATRPPAGRTPAPASRSRAPGALPLGDVRQECRGLARAAVRLDAPAVEEQLDGVVTEYGITVAWQDVMAPALHAVGRKWVSSGDRYIEVEHLLSWHVSTTLRRHTPRLGPAGTPVTGPVLLACAPGEQHTLPLEALNAALVQHGVPTRMFGSAVPAEALAAAVRRLGPAAVVLWSQSRATASLPLARQIADVEWGVRGARSQTLMMLGGPGWAGRSCHGMLRPTGLADALDTLTAAYGTGPGRDLTPARARAGTGPARP, encoded by the coding sequence ATGGACGACGAATCCGCCGGCGCCGGACTGACCACCGGCGCCCTGGCCCGCAGGCTCGGGGTGTCGCCCACCACCCTGCGCTCCTGGGACCGCCGCTACGGCCTGGGCCCCGCCGCCCGCGCCGACGGCAGACACCGCCGCTGGACCCCGGACGACGTTGCTGTGCTGGAGGCGATGTGCCGGCTGACCTCCTCCGGCGTGCCGCCCGCCGAGGCCGCCCGCACCGCGCGCGACGCCACCCGCCCCCCTGCCGGACGCACCCCGGCCCCCGCGTCCCGCTCCCGCGCGCCCGGCGCCCTGCCGCTGGGCGACGTGCGCCAGGAGTGCCGCGGGCTGGCCCGTGCTGCCGTCCGCCTGGACGCCCCGGCCGTGGAGGAGCAACTCGACGGCGTGGTCACCGAGTACGGCATCACCGTCGCCTGGCAGGACGTGATGGCGCCCGCCCTGCACGCCGTGGGCCGCAAGTGGGTCTCCTCCGGGGACCGTTACATCGAGGTGGAGCACCTGCTGTCCTGGCACGTCTCCACCACCCTGCGCCGCCACACCCCCCGCCTCGGCCCGGCCGGCACCCCCGTCACCGGACCCGTGCTGCTCGCCTGCGCCCCCGGCGAACAGCACACCCTCCCGCTGGAGGCGCTGAACGCCGCACTGGTCCAACACGGCGTCCCCACCAGGATGTTCGGCAGCGCCGTCCCCGCCGAGGCGCTCGCCGCCGCCGTACGGCGCCTCGGCCCGGCCGCCGTCGTGCTGTGGTCCCAGTCCCGCGCCACCGCGAGCCTGCCCCTCGCGAGGCAGATCGCGGACGTCGAGTGGGGCGTACGCGGTGCCCGGAGCCAGACCCTGATGATGCTCGGCGGCCCCGGCTGGGCGGGCCGCTCCTGCCACGGCATGCTCCGTCCGACCGGGCTCGCCGACGCCCTCGACACCCTGACCGCCGCCTACGGCACCGGGCCCGGCCGGGACCTCACTCCAGCCCGCGCGCGTGCCGGAACCGGTCCAGCCCGTCCTTGA
- a CDS encoding sigma-70 family RNA polymerase sigma factor: MTSHPSPPATAAPPVAPAGDGCGDEELARGLVAGDEDCLAAVYRRWSSLVYALARRALGNAGEAEDVTQQVFLGVWRGRAGYRPERGPLGGWIVGITRRKIFDALAARARRGELVAAAASLSRTETAADPETVLDRLLVRRELGRLPAAQRRVLYLAFYEDLTQPQIAARTGWPLGTVKSHARRGLHRLRSGIERREPLEAAV; the protein is encoded by the coding sequence ATGACCTCCCACCCGTCCCCGCCCGCCACCGCCGCGCCTCCCGTGGCCCCGGCCGGGGACGGGTGCGGCGACGAGGAGCTGGCGCGGGGCCTGGTCGCGGGGGACGAGGACTGTCTCGCGGCCGTGTACCGGCGCTGGTCCTCGCTGGTGTACGCCCTCGCCCGCCGCGCGCTGGGGAACGCCGGTGAGGCGGAGGACGTGACCCAGCAGGTGTTCCTGGGGGTGTGGCGGGGCCGTGCGGGCTACCGGCCGGAGCGGGGCCCGCTGGGCGGCTGGATCGTCGGCATCACCCGGCGCAAGATCTTCGACGCGCTGGCGGCGCGCGCCCGGCGCGGCGAGCTGGTCGCGGCAGCCGCGTCCCTGTCCCGCACCGAGACCGCCGCCGACCCCGAGACGGTGCTCGACCGGCTCCTGGTCCGCCGCGAACTCGGCCGGCTGCCCGCCGCCCAGCGCCGGGTGCTCTACCTCGCCTTCTACGAGGACCTCACCCAGCCGCAGATCGCCGCCCGCACGGGCTGGCCGCTCGGCACCGTCAAGAGCCACGCCCGCCGGGGCCTGCACCGGCTGCGCTCCGGGATCGAGCGCCGGGAACCGCTGGAGGCGGCCGTCTGA